In Alicyclobacillus macrosporangiidus CPP55, a single window of DNA contains:
- a CDS encoding M55 family metallopeptidase codes for MKIFISADMEGISGVATNQQLKKDSEYNRFRHLMTQDVNAAIEGAFRGGATEVVVADGHGNMSNILIEELDERARLVSGNNRVMCQLEGLDETFDGILFIGHHGREGGSERAVINHSLAGVAVNEVRVNGVVVGETELNARVAGHFGVPVLMVSGDDAYVAEVMQSLPHVEGAVVKRGIDRLAAELLHPKVAQGLIREAAERAVRRAKEVSPLKLEGPVTFEVEFKGTNQALMTTTIPLVELVAPKRIRFTCGDMVTAYKLFWACVIIGMSAVNGVLGAANA; via the coding sequence AGCGAGTACAACCGCTTCCGGCACCTGATGACGCAGGACGTCAATGCTGCCATCGAGGGGGCGTTCCGCGGCGGTGCGACCGAGGTGGTCGTGGCCGACGGGCATGGCAACATGTCGAACATCCTCATCGAAGAGCTGGACGAGCGGGCGCGCCTGGTGTCAGGCAATAACCGCGTGATGTGCCAGCTGGAGGGGCTCGACGAGACGTTCGACGGGATCCTTTTCATCGGGCACCACGGGCGCGAAGGGGGATCGGAGCGGGCGGTCATCAACCACTCCCTCGCCGGCGTGGCGGTGAACGAGGTTCGGGTCAACGGCGTGGTGGTGGGCGAGACGGAGCTGAACGCGCGCGTGGCCGGCCACTTTGGGGTGCCGGTGCTGATGGTCAGCGGCGACGACGCGTACGTGGCGGAGGTCATGCAGTCCCTGCCGCACGTGGAAGGGGCGGTGGTGAAGCGCGGGATCGACCGTTTGGCGGCCGAGTTGCTGCACCCCAAGGTGGCTCAGGGGCTGATCCGCGAAGCGGCGGAGCGGGCGGTGCGACGCGCGAAGGAGGTGTCGCCGCTCAAGCTGGAAGGGCCCGTCACGTTTGAGGTCGAGTTCAAGGGCACCAACCAGGCCCTGATGACCACCACCATCCCGCTGGTGGAACTGGTGGCGCCCAAGCGCATCCGCTTTACCTGCGGCGACATGGTCACGGCGTACAAGCTGTTCTGGGCATGCGTCATCATCGGGATGTCGGCCGTCAACGGGGTCCTGGGCGCCGCGAACGCGTAA